From one Nothobranchius furzeri strain GRZ-AD chromosome 2, NfurGRZ-RIMD1, whole genome shotgun sequence genomic stretch:
- the LOC129165275 gene encoding cartilage intermediate layer protein 1-like: MFNAFDNHLDSRGNSSSGGCLALMPDSERSPLECCVAFKRLRYTRPHGTGKSSCLVPPAAGRGHLISATMIRLTLLTTVVVLLLAYVKPSNGIPWPPGPIMCWTSWYDRDNPDGTGDWEDLKHLRMENPGEICAGPVDIQAVTVVGNVPAEDTGQQFYAYNTQIGFICLNEDQEFGRCRDYKVRFRCPCIFQPR, encoded by the exons GCTGCCTGGCTTTAATGCCTGACTCAGAGAGATCTCCACT GGAATGCTGCGTTGCTTTTAAAAGGCTGAGGTACACACGACCACACGGAACAGGGAAGTCCTCTTGCttagttcctcctgcag CTGGAAGGGGTCATCTGATTTCTGCAACAATGATCAGACTG ACGCTTCTCACTACTGTTGTAGTTCTGCTGCTTG CTTATGTGAAACCAAGTAATGGAA TCCCATGGCCACCTGGTCCAATAATGTGCTGGACCAGCTGGTACGATCGAGACAATCCAGATGGAACAGGTGATTGGGAGGACCTGAAACACCTGAGGATGGAAAATCCAGGAGAGATCTGTGCCGGACCTGTGGACATTCAGGCCGTTACTGTTGTGGGGAATGTCCCAGCTGAAGACACGGGGCAGCAATTCTATGC CTACAATACCCAAATAGGCTTCATTTGCCTGAATGAGGATCAGGAATTTGGTCGATGCAGAGACTACAAGGTCCGCTTCAGATGTCCTTGTATTTTTCAACCTAGATAA